One genomic window of Pseudomonadales bacterium includes the following:
- a CDS encoding 2OG-Fe(II) oxygenase: MCEVQNKLESICWQKIGEALDHQGYAVVPEVLSRSQCQHFINQYDNPAGYRKTVVMERYRYGRGEYKYFDYPLPDVIQWIREAVYPKLVPTANRWMKQLTIDKQFPETLQGLLAECKASQQRKPTPLILKYGRGGFNTLHQDLYGDVYFPLQAAFLLNDPTTDFSGGEFVLTQQVPRAQSKATVVNLQRGDMLIFTTRLKPEKGARGYYRATIKHGVSEVRSGQRHTLGVIFHDAIS; the protein is encoded by the coding sequence ATGTGCGAAGTGCAAAATAAACTGGAGTCCATTTGCTGGCAAAAGATTGGCGAAGCGCTCGACCATCAAGGCTATGCAGTAGTGCCGGAGGTGCTTTCCAGATCCCAATGCCAGCATTTTATCAACCAATATGACAATCCAGCGGGTTATCGCAAAACAGTGGTTATGGAGCGATACCGTTATGGGCGGGGGGAATACAAATACTTTGACTATCCGCTACCCGACGTGATCCAGTGGATACGGGAAGCTGTGTACCCGAAGCTGGTCCCGACAGCCAACCGGTGGATGAAGCAGCTAACTATCGATAAACAGTTCCCCGAGACCCTTCAGGGCTTGCTGGCCGAGTGCAAAGCCAGCCAGCAACGGAAACCAACGCCGTTAATTCTTAAATATGGGCGGGGCGGCTTTAATACACTGCACCAGGATTTGTACGGTGATGTGTACTTTCCCCTGCAAGCCGCCTTTTTATTGAACGATCCGACCACAGATTTCAGCGGCGGCGAGTTTGTGTTGACGCAACAGGTGCCCAGGGCGCAATCGAAAGCGACTGTGGTCAACCTGCAGCGGGGGGACATGCTGATTTTCACCACCCGTTTAAAACCGGAGAAGGGCGCCAGGGGGTATTACCGGGCGACCATAAAGCACGGTGTCAGCGAAGTGCGCAGCGGTCAGCGACATACATTGGGTGTCATTTTCCATGATGCGATCAGCTAA
- a CDS encoding metal-binding protein encodes MLHHRDLSDRELRSLIEQNKVCLGGNRRLRIYGRLDCSSGKRMKRENRVFFLSKQQAVEVGYRPCGHCMKAEYRQWICSTNR; translated from the coding sequence ATTTTGCACCATCGTGATCTGAGCGACCGGGAACTCAGATCGCTGATTGAGCAGAATAAAGTCTGTCTTGGCGGCAACCGCCGGTTACGCATCTACGGCCGACTGGACTGTTCATCGGGTAAGCGCATGAAGCGAGAAAACCGGGTGTTTTTTCTGTCAAAACAACAGGCCGTCGAGGTGGGCTACCGCCCCTGCGGCCACTGCATGAAAGCGGAGTACCGACAGTGGATCTGTTCGACGAACCGCTAG
- a CDS encoding alpha-ketoglutarate-dependent dioxygenase AlkB — translation MDLFDEPLETPINLLTRDGDVCYYGTLIPWQEADIHLTQLLEDIDWQNDEAVIFGKRIITKRKVAWYGDKPYSYTYSKTTKSALPWTPQLLSLKQQVEFKTGETFNSCLLNLYHDGSEGMAWHSDGETDLKKNGAIASLSFGAERKFSFKHKRTKEVVSVTLQHGSLLVMKGTTQANWLHRLPPTKTVHEPRVNLTFRTIVERGSGY, via the coding sequence GTGGATCTGTTCGACGAACCGCTAGAAACACCCATTAACCTGCTCACACGGGATGGTGATGTCTGCTATTACGGTACGTTAATACCCTGGCAAGAGGCGGACATTCACCTGACACAGTTGCTCGAGGACATAGACTGGCAAAACGATGAGGCCGTTATTTTTGGTAAACGCATTATTACTAAACGCAAAGTGGCCTGGTATGGCGACAAGCCTTACAGCTATACCTACTCCAAGACCACCAAATCGGCGCTGCCGTGGACACCACAATTATTGAGCCTGAAGCAGCAAGTCGAATTCAAAACCGGCGAAACGTTTAATTCCTGTCTGCTTAATCTCTATCACGACGGGTCGGAAGGTATGGCCTGGCACAGCGATGGCGAAACCGATTTAAAGAAAAACGGAGCCATCGCGTCCCTAAGTTTTGGCGCTGAACGTAAATTCAGTTTTAAGCATAAACGCACCAAAGAGGTTGTCTCTGTAACATTGCAGCACGGCAGTTTGTTAGTTATGAAAGGCACCACTCAGGCCAATTGGTTACATCGCTTGCCCCCCACAAAAACAGTTCACGAGCCGCGGGTTAACTTGACGTTTAGAACAATTGTTGAAAGAGGTTCAGGCTATTAA
- a CDS encoding DJ-1/PfpI family protein: MVRNLMAAMQKSQWYFMACLLLVATSHVNAASSKIGILVFDGFLTSDVTAPIEVFGAASKKSWFSSYEVIVISATDNKTVTSEEGLVIVADNTIYDDLKLDVLLVPSAYEMDDFISDENLISFIKQQSQSASWMASNCSGAFLLGEAGVLNGKKATTWAGGEKGLAKAYPEIQVQYDQNVVIDDKVMTSNGGPVSYQAAFELLSKLSSETFSQEIAESIQFNRLNRAFE; encoded by the coding sequence ATGGTTAGAAATTTAATGGCTGCTATGCAGAAATCACAGTGGTACTTCATGGCTTGCCTGCTGTTAGTGGCAACCAGCCATGTCAATGCGGCTTCGTCAAAAATCGGCATTCTGGTTTTTGACGGCTTCCTCACCAGCGACGTCACCGCACCCATAGAAGTTTTTGGTGCGGCAAGCAAAAAGTCCTGGTTCTCGTCTTACGAGGTGATCGTTATATCGGCAACCGACAACAAAACAGTCACCTCAGAAGAGGGCCTTGTGATCGTGGCAGATAATACTATTTACGATGACCTGAAACTGGATGTATTGCTGGTACCCAGCGCTTATGAAATGGATGATTTTATCAGTGACGAGAATTTGATCAGCTTCATCAAACAACAAAGCCAATCAGCCTCATGGATGGCCAGTAACTGTTCCGGCGCTTTTCTGCTGGGCGAAGCTGGTGTTTTGAATGGCAAAAAAGCTACGACATGGGCTGGCGGAGAGAAAGGCCTTGCAAAAGCCTACCCGGAAATACAGGTACAGTATGACCAGAATGTCGTGATTGACGACAAGGTAATGACATCCAATGGCGGGCCGGTCAGTTATCAGGCGGCTTTTGAGCTGTTATCGAAGCTCAGTTCAGAAACGTTCTCGCAGGAGATCGCCGAATCTATTCAATTTAACCGACTGAATCGCGCCTTTGAATAG
- a CDS encoding carboxymuconolactone decarboxylase family protein yields the protein MEARIQIKQVEPDAYTAMFGLEKYINSAALNPRLKELIKIRASQINGCAYCIQMHTEQARQSGETEQRIYALSAWRESPLFNETESAVLAVTEDITRIADKGLSKAVYDEALALLGEQGIAQCIMQVVTINAWNRIAAATKMKHAQ from the coding sequence ATGGAAGCCAGAATACAAATCAAACAAGTGGAACCCGATGCCTACACAGCCATGTTCGGTCTCGAAAAATACATTAACTCAGCAGCGCTTAACCCACGCCTGAAAGAACTTATAAAGATACGTGCCTCGCAGATCAACGGCTGCGCATACTGCATCCAGATGCATACCGAACAGGCCAGACAATCCGGCGAGACTGAGCAAAGAATCTACGCATTATCAGCCTGGAGGGAGTCCCCATTGTTTAATGAAACAGAAAGCGCAGTTCTGGCAGTGACAGAAGACATTACGCGGATTGCCGACAAGGGTTTGTCCAAGGCTGTTTACGACGAGGCTTTAGCACTTCTCGGCGAACAAGGTATAGCCCAGTGCATCATGCAGGTGGTCACCATTAATGCCTGGAATCGCATTGCTGCTGCAACAAAGATGAAGCACGCGCAATAA
- a CDS encoding PLP-dependent aminotransferase family protein: MIKQSPAHPQRFPFDMLVIDHTSATAIFRQLESQLREAIWEGLLAPGEKLPATRRLAKELSVARNTVINAYEQLIVEGFIEAVPGSGTRVMRDLPSRRPPESSREGAYERETMPLTLSSRYQYASMVGDMVPLEEGPSARPFRAHLPAFKEFPHAQWAQLMARRLRQQPQQWLEKSSPLGYGPLREAISGYLGASRGLKAQTDQIIVTAGAQQGIELLAKAFINPGDTVCFEEPGYTPAAIAFKMAGADIVSIPVDEEGINVDVLNKSVPKAKFIYVTPSHHFPLGVTLSQSRRKALLQWAAKAGAVVLEDDYNGEYQYRGRPLPTLYAMAAPGQVIYIGSFSKLLFPSLRLGYLVVPKAQTRPLAAMRWLIDRHSPPLEQAVLADFIDQGYFARHLRRMRTLYAERQQALIDAAGTFLDGIMSVPPLDSGLHLIGWLEQGVQESHVLDAASRIGLEIAPVSVFSSDFLHSAPAKDSCKVLQKPGLILGYAAYSNEEIHYHIKLLGKACASNPLWPG; encoded by the coding sequence TTGATCAAGCAATCACCAGCACATCCGCAGCGATTTCCGTTTGATATGCTAGTGATCGATCACACCAGTGCAACAGCCATTTTCCGTCAACTGGAAAGCCAGTTGCGCGAGGCAATATGGGAGGGGTTGCTGGCTCCGGGCGAAAAACTGCCTGCAACTCGCCGTCTGGCTAAAGAGCTGTCGGTGGCGCGCAACACTGTGATCAATGCCTATGAGCAATTGATCGTAGAAGGCTTTATTGAAGCTGTGCCAGGTTCCGGCACGCGAGTGATGCGAGACTTGCCGTCGAGAAGACCGCCCGAGTCCAGCAGAGAAGGGGCTTATGAACGGGAAACCATGCCCTTAACGCTGTCCTCACGTTACCAATATGCCTCAATGGTCGGTGATATGGTTCCACTGGAAGAGGGTCCGTCAGCGCGTCCTTTCAGGGCTCACCTTCCCGCGTTTAAAGAGTTTCCGCACGCGCAGTGGGCGCAATTGATGGCCAGACGACTTCGCCAGCAACCGCAACAGTGGTTGGAGAAAAGTTCACCTCTGGGTTATGGCCCCCTGCGTGAGGCTATTTCCGGTTACCTGGGGGCGTCGCGGGGGTTGAAGGCTCAGACTGACCAGATCATCGTCACGGCAGGTGCCCAGCAGGGCATCGAACTGCTGGCAAAAGCATTCATTAATCCCGGTGACACCGTCTGCTTTGAAGAGCCGGGTTATACCCCTGCGGCCATTGCTTTTAAAATGGCGGGAGCAGATATTGTTTCTATCCCCGTTGATGAAGAGGGCATCAATGTCGATGTGCTAAATAAAAGCGTGCCCAAAGCGAAATTTATTTATGTCACGCCATCGCACCATTTCCCTTTGGGGGTTACCCTTTCCCAATCACGGCGCAAAGCCCTGCTGCAATGGGCAGCTAAAGCCGGTGCTGTTGTGCTGGAAGATGACTATAACGGTGAGTATCAATATCGGGGGCGTCCTTTGCCAACACTCTATGCGATGGCGGCACCCGGGCAGGTGATTTATATAGGCAGTTTCAGCAAGTTGTTGTTTCCCTCTCTGCGGCTGGGCTATCTGGTGGTTCCCAAAGCACAGACAAGACCTTTGGCCGCCATGCGCTGGCTGATAGATCGCCACTCTCCGCCACTGGAACAGGCAGTGCTGGCAGATTTTATTGATCAGGGTTATTTTGCCCGTCACCTGCGGCGCATGAGAACCCTGTATGCAGAACGTCAGCAGGCATTGATAGACGCCGCCGGGACATTTCTGGATGGCATTATGTCAGTTCCGCCACTGGACAGTGGCTTGCATCTGATTGGCTGGCTGGAGCAGGGGGTGCAGGAAAGTCATGTACTGGATGCAGCCAGCCGTATCGGTCTGGAGATTGCTCCCGTATCCGTGTTCAGCTCCGATTTTTTGCACAGCGCTCCCGCAAAGGACTCTTGTAAGGTTTTACAAAAACCAGGCTTGATACTGGGTTACGCAGCCTACAGCAATGAAGAAATTCATTATCACATCAAGCTGCTGGGCAAAGCCTGTGCTTCAAACCCATTATGGCCGGGGTGA
- a CDS encoding caspase family protein — translation MQKPALNFVLGSLFGSLIVFTLYNTLLIEHTTVTYLPDGGKYTGEKMGELLHGTGYIEWPEGSSYKGTFRNGTMEGKGVLHTSDGSVYEGEFKGGIPNGHGTYKFNGYTYTGEFQRNLFHGQGEYTLANDDRYEGEFKNGVYHGKGDYLTKEEGRYTGEFVDGEFTGQGIYEYPDGSLFEGTFKDWAIAGDGVMTHKNGDKYIGNFSDGVLNGDGEYISAEGKHYKGGFQYGLFHGKGEYTDENGSHYTGNFEHGYYHGEGTLIFDNGDRYVGQFEYGRYHGMGTLTYGEPLDGMATVTGKWKHGKLYSCEGECHITPEDQIAEAVLYNQNELLNTQLGALRHSNSNKIDMYFLGVAGYGSQAVFRREVLFAKNYFDSNLNTKGTSAVLINDRSTIQEYPLATATSVQQTLQRMAEKMDANEDILFVFLSSHGSKTHQLNIEQPGLELRDISAEQLADMVKSLPVKWKVIIVSSCYSGGYIPYLQDDHTLVITAAARDKKSFGCNDSNQFTHFGEAFFKDALPQSNSFVEAFEKAKVIIAERETENDYTQSEPQINQPEKILKQLKSWRTGLAKE, via the coding sequence ATGCAAAAGCCCGCCCTTAATTTTGTCCTCGGCAGTCTATTTGGCAGCCTCATTGTCTTCACCCTTTACAACACCCTCCTGATTGAACATACAACCGTCACCTACCTGCCTGATGGTGGCAAATACACAGGCGAAAAGATGGGAGAGTTATTACACGGCACCGGGTATATAGAGTGGCCGGAAGGTTCATCTTACAAAGGCACCTTCCGAAACGGCACCATGGAGGGTAAGGGTGTGCTTCATACGTCAGATGGCTCTGTTTACGAAGGCGAATTCAAAGGCGGTATACCCAATGGCCACGGCACCTATAAATTCAACGGTTATACCTATACTGGCGAGTTTCAGCGCAATTTGTTTCATGGCCAGGGGGAGTACACCCTGGCCAATGATGATCGCTATGAGGGTGAGTTTAAAAATGGCGTTTACCATGGCAAAGGTGATTACCTTACCAAGGAAGAAGGAAGGTATACAGGCGAATTTGTAGACGGTGAATTTACTGGTCAAGGGATCTATGAATACCCTGACGGCTCGCTCTTTGAAGGCACTTTTAAAGATTGGGCTATAGCCGGTGATGGCGTGATGACACACAAAAACGGAGATAAGTACATTGGCAACTTTAGCGATGGTGTTTTAAACGGTGACGGTGAATACATCTCTGCCGAAGGCAAACACTACAAAGGTGGTTTTCAGTATGGCCTTTTTCATGGTAAGGGAGAATATACAGACGAGAATGGTAGCCATTACACAGGAAATTTTGAGCATGGTTACTACCATGGCGAAGGTACGCTGATATTCGACAATGGTGATCGCTACGTAGGTCAATTTGAGTATGGCAGATACCACGGTATGGGCACTTTAACCTATGGTGAACCTTTAGATGGCATGGCAACTGTTACCGGAAAGTGGAAGCATGGAAAGCTGTATAGCTGTGAAGGTGAATGCCATATAACGCCAGAAGACCAAATTGCCGAAGCAGTGCTCTACAACCAGAATGAATTGCTCAACACCCAACTTGGTGCACTGCGCCATAGCAACAGCAATAAAATCGATATGTACTTTCTGGGGGTGGCTGGATACGGTTCTCAAGCAGTGTTTCGACGTGAAGTGCTATTCGCAAAAAACTACTTCGACTCCAATCTGAACACCAAAGGAACCTCAGCTGTACTGATTAATGACCGCTCCACCATTCAAGAATACCCCCTGGCCACTGCAACCAGTGTGCAGCAGACCTTGCAGCGAATGGCTGAGAAAATGGACGCCAATGAAGATATTTTGTTTGTCTTTCTGTCCAGTCATGGCTCTAAAACCCATCAACTCAACATTGAGCAACCAGGCCTGGAACTCAGAGATATAAGTGCAGAGCAGCTCGCTGATATGGTGAAGAGCCTGCCTGTTAAATGGAAGGTTATCATTGTTTCTTCGTGCTATTCCGGAGGCTATATTCCGTACCTTCAAGACGACCATACCCTTGTGATTACCGCCGCTGCCCGCGACAAAAAATCCTTTGGCTGTAATGACAGCAACCAGTTCACCCACTTTGGAGAAGCTTTTTTTAAAGATGCGTTACCTCAATCAAACAGCTTCGTTGAAGCATTTGAGAAAGCCAAAGTGATCATTGCTGAGCGGGAAACAGAAAATGATTACACGCAATCAGAACCGCAGATTAATCAGCCAGAAAAAATATTGAAGCAGTTAAAAAGCTGGAGAACTGGCTTGGCAAAGGAGTAA
- a CDS encoding HopJ type III effector protein, whose product MTLENLLKKINDDAAAIEFDETIAAIDGAYNFTPSQFANGSLVNKAGENSGSCKIFAFAKQHGLTEEQTLHCFGRYYREEVLENPQGDNHQNIRNFLQSGWAGITFEAEPLSLR is encoded by the coding sequence ATGACGCTTGAGAACTTGCTTAAAAAAATTAATGACGACGCTGCTGCCATTGAGTTTGATGAAACCATAGCGGCTATTGATGGAGCGTATAACTTTACCCCTTCGCAATTCGCTAATGGTTCGTTGGTAAACAAGGCGGGCGAAAATTCCGGCTCGTGCAAGATTTTTGCGTTTGCCAAGCAACATGGTTTGACTGAAGAGCAAACACTGCATTGTTTTGGCCGTTATTATCGAGAGGAAGTTTTAGAAAACCCTCAAGGTGATAACCACCAAAATATTCGCAACTTTCTGCAATCGGGTTGGGCTGGTATTACTTTTGAAGCCGAGCCGCTGTCGTTACGTTAG
- a CDS encoding helix-turn-helix transcriptional regulator — MKDPLKEFGKRLRELRKYHRYSQESFALACGLDRTYIGGVERGERNISLINLTKIAMALNTSTSELLDYNRPLSKTGLTYREEVERADLKEALQKERELLESIKDRDPSLLEKLKTALWEKKEYKWVGSSDSKEEKLLLDATLGVLDDIHLGDSDDVNVEVLDEGENYKIIKLTGS; from the coding sequence ATGAAAGACCCTCTGAAAGAATTTGGAAAACGCCTGCGAGAGCTACGGAAATATCATCGCTATTCACAAGAATCCTTTGCTCTTGCTTGTGGGTTGGATAGAACTTATATCGGTGGCGTTGAGAGAGGGGAGCGGAATATTTCTCTCATTAATTTAACTAAAATAGCGATGGCTCTTAATACAAGCACATCAGAGTTACTTGACTACAATCGTCCTTTATCAAAGACAGGGCTTACCTACCGTGAGGAGGTAGAGAGAGCTGACCTAAAAGAAGCTCTTCAGAAAGAGCGTGAATTATTGGAATCTATCAAGGATCGTGACCCCTCTCTGCTAGAAAAGTTAAAAACAGCTCTTTGGGAAAAAAAGGAATATAAATGGGTTGGTTCGTCTGATTCAAAAGAGGAAAAACTACTTCTTGATGCCACTCTCGGCGTTCTTGATGATATTCATCTAGGAGATTCTGATGATGTGAACGTAGAAGTTCTCGATGAAGGAGAGAATTATAAGATCATAAAGCTAACCGGTAGTTAG